The following are from one region of the Sulfitobacter indolifex genome:
- a CDS encoding ribbon-helix-helix protein, CopG family, producing the protein MPTALIEALDEARRVEEDLPSRPELIRRIVEKWAAGRRDQ; encoded by the coding sequence ATGCCAACAGCGCTGATAGAAGCCTTAGATGAAGCGCGCCGGGTGGAGGAGGATCTGCCCAGCCGGCCTGAGCTGATCCGGCGCATAGTGGAGAAGTGGGCTGCAGGCAGGCGGGATCAATAA
- a CDS encoding ABC transporter substrate-binding protein, whose product MSKLLAMLLCLATPAWAMPTLQETAFWASKVEEGDLPPITERLPDVPLIVDLEAKGRSYGTQGGTLRTLGTRSKDVRLMSAYGYARLVGYTSDYTLLSDILRDVEVFENRKFTLHLRPGHRWSDGEPFTSEDFRYWWENVAQDPDITPSGPPDFMYVDGELGTVDFPDAYTVVFEWPAANPNFIPQLAQASPPFIYRPAHYLKQFHQQFTAPGALHTAIISARVKSWAALHNKRDNMSKFDNPEQPTLQPWVNVTETGTSRQLFVRNPYYHRIDARGVQLPYIDRVEMTIATGGLIAAKANAGETDLQARGLDFPDISILKKGEADGGNYRTLLWENGAASQIAIYPNLNFTDPVWRKVMRNVRFRRALSHGVDRHMINRALYFGLAKEGGMTALSQSPLYDPENLSAYSEYSPTIANALLDEMGLTERTQAGIRKLPDGRPMEFVVETAGERQEVENALAILTDTWRELGIKLVMRPLDRDILRNRVYAGLSMASVWFGWDNGLPTAQTSPMYLAPTNQEFFAWPMWGQYYQSKGELGEEPQGAAAKSLLALADRWNRADDDLARASLWREMLRIHAQEVYAIGLLSEAPQPVVVSKRLRNVPEQGVWAYEPGAHFGVHRIDEFYFGEPSEQVIQ is encoded by the coding sequence ATGTCTAAGCTGCTCGCCATGCTGCTGTGTCTGGCAACCCCAGCTTGGGCCATGCCAACATTGCAGGAAACCGCCTTTTGGGCTTCGAAAGTGGAGGAAGGCGATCTGCCCCCGATTACCGAACGTCTGCCCGATGTGCCCTTGATCGTTGATCTTGAGGCCAAAGGCCGCAGCTATGGCACCCAAGGCGGCACATTGCGCACCTTAGGGACGCGGTCAAAGGATGTGCGTCTGATGTCGGCCTACGGCTATGCACGGCTGGTTGGCTATACGTCGGATTACACACTCCTGTCCGATATCCTCCGCGATGTTGAAGTGTTTGAGAACCGCAAGTTCACATTACATCTGCGCCCCGGTCACCGCTGGTCTGACGGGGAGCCCTTCACCTCGGAGGATTTTCGCTATTGGTGGGAGAATGTGGCACAGGACCCCGACATCACGCCCTCCGGCCCGCCGGACTTTATGTATGTTGATGGCGAGTTAGGCACGGTTGACTTCCCTGATGCCTATACCGTCGTTTTTGAGTGGCCCGCCGCCAACCCGAATTTCATACCCCAATTGGCGCAGGCCAGCCCCCCGTTCATTTATCGGCCAGCGCATTACCTCAAGCAGTTTCATCAGCAGTTTACCGCCCCCGGTGCGCTTCATACCGCGATCATTAGTGCCCGCGTTAAGAGTTGGGCTGCGCTGCATAACAAACGCGACAACATGAGCAAGTTCGACAACCCAGAACAGCCGACCTTGCAACCCTGGGTCAATGTCACCGAGACCGGCACCTCACGGCAACTGTTTGTCCGCAATCCATATTACCACCGCATCGACGCCCGAGGTGTGCAACTGCCCTATATCGACAGGGTCGAAATGACGATCGCGACCGGCGGTCTTATCGCGGCAAAGGCCAATGCGGGTGAGACGGACCTTCAGGCGCGTGGCCTCGATTTCCCCGATATCTCGATCCTCAAAAAGGGCGAAGCGGATGGCGGCAACTATCGCACGCTGCTTTGGGAGAACGGGGCTGCAAGCCAAATCGCCATCTATCCCAACCTGAACTTTACCGACCCGGTTTGGCGAAAGGTCATGCGCAATGTGCGCTTCCGCCGCGCGCTTAGCCACGGCGTTGACCGGCATATGATTAATCGCGCGCTCTATTTTGGGCTGGCCAAAGAAGGGGGTATGACAGCACTTTCGCAAAGCCCCCTGTATGATCCTGAGAACCTTTCGGCCTATTCGGAATATTCTCCGACCATAGCCAACGCCTTGCTGGATGAGATGGGCCTGACTGAGCGCACTCAGGCCGGGATCCGCAAACTGCCCGATGGCCGTCCTATGGAATTCGTGGTTGAAACAGCGGGCGAGCGGCAAGAGGTTGAAAACGCGCTCGCCATCCTGACCGACACGTGGCGCGAATTGGGCATTAAGTTGGTGATGCGCCCGCTTGATCGCGACATTCTTCGGAACCGGGTTTACGCGGGCCTTAGCATGGCATCTGTGTGGTTCGGCTGGGACAATGGATTGCCCACGGCCCAAACCTCTCCGATGTATCTCGCGCCGACCAATCAGGAATTTTTCGCTTGGCCTATGTGGGGGCAATATTACCAATCCAAGGGCGAGTTGGGGGAGGAACCACAGGGCGCAGCAGCCAAAAGCCTACTCGCCTTGGCAGACCGCTGGAATCGCGCAGATGACGATCTCGCCCGCGCATCCCTGTGGCGCGAGATGCTGCGCATCCATGCCCAAGAGGTCTATGCCATTGGCCTTCTTTCAGAAGCGCCCCAGCCTGTGGTCGTATCAAAGCGGTTGCGCAACGTTCCCGAACAGGGGGTTTGGGCCTATGAACCGGGTGCGCATTTCGGTGTTCACCGTATCGACGAGTTCTACTTTGGCGAACCGTCGGAGCAGGTTATCCAATGA
- a CDS encoding GNAT family N-acetyltransferase: MLDIAYASPAEREEVAQFMNAVFVRAKWGIESWRALLAGRWCGPEGRYAITVRDDGKLIGVLGLVYAERQTSNGPRTTADMTSWYVLKDYRGQGVGKKMMALATLDPDVTVTNFSSAKAAVNVLEKAGLRELDRERLVWHPSKDAGFDVHEDPSSLGDRLPAKDRRIIADHQGLRLRFLSVETHEGLCTMVIYPQKKHDDFVTHEIMYLADQSLFARYAKQIAASVLPSEAAILSLDRRFARDGIVCDEVREFATPRYCQHGLLDPSEIDMLYSECVLLNIKIH; the protein is encoded by the coding sequence ATGTTAGATATTGCCTATGCGTCCCCCGCCGAACGGGAGGAAGTCGCCCAATTCATGAACGCTGTTTTCGTCCGCGCGAAATGGGGCATTGAAAGCTGGCGCGCCTTGCTGGCCGGAAGATGGTGCGGCCCCGAGGGGCGCTATGCCATCACCGTGCGCGATGACGGCAAGCTGATCGGGGTTTTGGGGTTGGTCTATGCCGAGCGTCAAACCTCGAACGGGCCGAGAACCACGGCAGATATGACGTCATGGTATGTGCTCAAAGACTATCGGGGACAGGGGGTCGGCAAAAAGATGATGGCTTTGGCGACTCTTGACCCGGATGTAACGGTGACGAACTTTTCCAGCGCAAAGGCGGCGGTCAATGTCTTGGAAAAGGCGGGGCTGAGGGAGTTGGACCGCGAGCGTCTGGTCTGGCATCCGTCGAAAGATGCGGGCTTCGACGTCCATGAGGACCCCTCGTCTTTGGGCGATCGTTTGCCTGCAAAAGACCGTCGTATTATCGCAGATCATCAGGGGTTGCGGCTCAGGTTTCTCTCGGTGGAAACGCATGAGGGGCTCTGCACGATGGTCATCTACCCTCAGAAAAAGCACGATGACTTTGTGACCCATGAAATCATGTATCTCGCCGATCAATCCCTCTTTGCCCGCTATGCAAAGCAAATTGCGGCTTCGGTCTTGCCTTCAGAAGCCGCCATCCTTTCCCTAGATCGTCGTTTCGCGCGGGACGGGATTGTCTGTGATGAGGTCAGGGAGTTCGCGACACCCAGATACTGCCAACATGGGCTGTTGGACCCATCCGAGATCGATATGCTGTATTCGGAATGCGTGTTGCTCAACATTAAAATACATTGA
- a CDS encoding SDR family NAD(P)-dependent oxidoreductase, whose amino-acid sequence MRTALVTGSSGFIGYFVSLALLRSGWHVIGLDSMSDYYDVELKLNRQSQLCEYAQFSVLNEKLETPQALMTLFKEHRPDVVIHLAAQAGVRHSIDDPRAYLDANLIGTFKLLEAARAFPPEHMLLASSSSIFGANSQMPYKEADKVDTQMSFYAATKKATENMAHSYAHLYTLPTTMFRFFTIYGPWGRPDMAYFKFTKAILSREPIDVYNHGKMQRDFTYVDDLIRAIMGLIDVPPDPTSPVPGDSVSPVAPFRTVNIGNASPVSLMDFIAAIEAACGQEAIKTFHPIQPGDVPATWADTTLLQTLVGKQHSTPVGEGLQHFVDWYRDFYKM is encoded by the coding sequence ATGAGAACCGCCCTTGTTACCGGATCATCCGGATTCATCGGATATTTCGTGTCTCTCGCTCTGCTGAGGTCGGGCTGGCATGTGATCGGGCTCGACAGCATGTCGGACTACTATGACGTCGAGCTAAAGCTGAACCGTCAATCTCAACTCTGCGAATATGCGCAGTTCAGCGTCTTGAATGAAAAGCTGGAAACCCCGCAAGCGCTGATGACCCTGTTCAAAGAGCACCGCCCGGATGTTGTCATACATCTGGCCGCGCAGGCTGGCGTGCGCCATTCCATTGATGATCCGCGTGCCTATCTGGACGCCAATCTCATCGGCACATTTAAATTGCTAGAGGCCGCCCGCGCCTTCCCGCCTGAGCATATGCTGCTGGCGTCGAGTTCGTCCATCTTTGGTGCCAATAGCCAGATGCCATACAAAGAGGCGGATAAGGTCGATACGCAGATGTCCTTCTATGCGGCGACCAAGAAGGCGACTGAAAATATGGCGCATTCCTATGCCCATCTTTACACTCTGCCCACGACCATGTTCCGCTTTTTCACGATCTACGGTCCTTGGGGCCGCCCGGACATGGCCTATTTTAAATTTACCAAGGCCATCCTAAGTCGCGAGCCAATCGACGTTTACAATCATGGCAAGATGCAACGCGATTTTACCTATGTCGACGACCTGATCCGCGCGATCATGGGGCTGATCGATGTCCCCCCCGATCCGACCAGCCCGGTGCCGGGCGATAGTGTTTCACCTGTTGCTCCGTTTCGAACCGTTAACATCGGAAATGCCTCTCCGGTTTCCCTGATGGACTTCATCGCCGCGATCGAGGCTGCCTGTGGGCAAGAGGCGATCAAGACATTCCACCCAATCCAACCCGGTGATGTGCCCGCCACATGGGCAGATACCACGTTGCTACAAACTTTGGTCGGCAAGCAACATTCCACGCCAGTCGGCGAGGGGTTGCAGCATTTCGTAGACTGGTACCGCGACTTCTACAAAATGTGA
- a CDS encoding polysaccharide deacetylase family protein, whose translation MATWAELDEELGKWSSQGETPTFWWRDDDTEACTDPLERLISLSERFDAPLHLAVIPHAIDVKLAERLSASPQVYTLQHGYAHKNHEPKGTRASEVGKLRDLALIEKDLREGWRRMQLARLPNLLPVFVPPWNRIGEKVLPYLPVWGYAAFSGFDARPDPEPITDLQHFNGHIDPIRWKEGAKFAGVEKTLEQCVHHLRKRRLEHAYRHEPTGFVSHHLQTDKDTWRFMEALMSRLMHNAATRWISLDSLIK comes from the coding sequence TTGGCGACCTGGGCAGAATTAGACGAAGAGCTCGGAAAATGGTCCTCGCAGGGTGAGACGCCAACATTCTGGTGGCGCGACGATGATACGGAAGCATGCACAGATCCATTAGAAAGGCTGATCTCCCTGTCAGAGCGCTTTGACGCGCCGTTGCATTTGGCGGTTATCCCCCACGCCATAGATGTCAAACTTGCCGAGCGCCTATCGGCCTCGCCACAGGTTTACACGCTGCAACATGGATATGCGCATAAAAACCACGAACCCAAAGGCACCCGCGCGTCCGAAGTGGGCAAGTTGCGCGATCTGGCGTTGATCGAAAAGGATCTTCGCGAAGGGTGGCGGCGGATGCAATTGGCGCGTTTGCCGAACTTGCTGCCTGTCTTCGTTCCGCCGTGGAACCGGATTGGCGAGAAGGTCTTGCCCTACTTGCCAGTGTGGGGATACGCCGCGTTTTCGGGGTTTGACGCACGTCCCGATCCTGAGCCCATTACGGACTTGCAGCATTTCAACGGTCACATCGATCCTATCCGCTGGAAAGAAGGCGCAAAGTTTGCAGGCGTAGAGAAGACTCTGGAGCAATGCGTGCACCACCTGCGCAAGCGTCGATTGGAACACGCATATCGGCACGAGCCGACCGGATTTGTTAGCCATCATTTGCAAACTGACAAAGACACATGGCGTTTCATGGAAGCGCTTATGTCGCGACTGATGCATAACGCGGCGACCCGATGGATATCGTTAGACAGCCTGATAAAATGA
- a CDS encoding ABC transporter permease has product MMFLRYAVYRFFTMLLTLLVVSVLVFVIINLPTGDYLSNQIAELRATGQAEGVAKAEFLRAEYALDRPLWEQYLIWVGFAPGPQGFSGLIQGDFGWSFEFDRPVGEIVGDALWLTVLVNLAAVLFVYAVALPLGVLAAAKSETWADYTAGFVGYLGLATPNFLLALILFYYGHKYLNLPIGGLMDPAFEGAPMSWPKVKSILLHMIVPTFVIGTSGAAAMMQRLRANMLDELSKPYVETAKAKGMAPTRLLVKYPLRVAFNPFVADIGNLLPAMVSGSVLVSVVLGLQTIGPYLLTALKSQDQFLAGFVLMFVALLTLIGTMISDMLLVLLDPRIRYGGRRT; this is encoded by the coding sequence ATGATGTTCCTCCGCTATGCCGTTTACCGCTTTTTCACGATGTTGCTGACCCTGCTGGTCGTCTCGGTCCTCGTCTTTGTGATCATCAATTTGCCGACCGGTGATTACCTGTCCAACCAGATCGCCGAATTGCGTGCCACCGGTCAGGCTGAAGGCGTGGCAAAGGCTGAATTTCTACGCGCCGAATACGCGCTCGACCGGCCATTGTGGGAACAATACCTAATCTGGGTCGGCTTCGCCCCCGGACCGCAGGGTTTTTCCGGCCTGATACAAGGTGATTTCGGCTGGTCCTTCGAATTTGACCGCCCCGTGGGTGAGATCGTCGGGGATGCCTTGTGGTTGACGGTATTGGTCAATCTTGCGGCTGTGCTTTTCGTCTATGCGGTGGCACTGCCCTTGGGTGTGCTTGCTGCCGCGAAATCTGAGACATGGGCCGATTATACAGCAGGTTTTGTCGGGTATCTGGGCCTTGCCACACCAAATTTCCTGTTGGCGCTGATCTTGTTCTACTACGGCCATAAATACCTCAACCTGCCGATTGGTGGGCTGATGGACCCAGCTTTTGAGGGCGCACCGATGTCATGGCCGAAGGTCAAGTCGATCCTATTGCATATGATCGTCCCGACCTTTGTCATCGGTACCTCAGGGGCTGCTGCGATGATGCAGCGTCTGCGCGCCAATATGCTGGACGAATTAAGCAAACCCTATGTTGAAACCGCCAAAGCCAAGGGCATGGCGCCCACGCGGCTTTTGGTGAAATACCCGCTGCGCGTGGCGTTTAATCCCTTCGTCGCAGATATCGGAAACCTGTTGCCCGCGATGGTCTCAGGCTCGGTCTTGGTTTCTGTGGTTTTGGGTTTACAGACGATCGGCCCTTATTTGCTGACAGCACTGAAGTCGCAGGACCAGTTTCTGGCGGGCTTTGTGTTGATGTTCGTGGCCCTGCTGACACTGATCGGCACGATGATCTCTGACATGCTACTGGTGCTGCTCGACCCGCGGATTCGCTATGGAGGGCGTCGCACATGA
- a CDS encoding ABC transporter ATP-binding protein yields MTPLLEVDGLTIGFGKADPVVRDVSFSIRSGETLALVGESGSGKTLTCRSVLRILPEAAQIRSGRIVFAGGDAPVDMLSLREPEMRQIRGDRISMIFQEPMRSLSPLHRLGNQVAEVLRLHRSMGRSEAKRTVLQKFERVGFMEPERIWRSYPFELSGGMRQRAMIAMAMVAKPKLLIADEPTTALDVTTQAQVLGLIKTLQAETGMAVILVTHDLGVVANMAQHVVVMNGGRVMESGSAPEVLGHPEHGYTRKLFAAATMIPEVAAPAREVPHKDLILEMRGVDKTFALRAGGWRKPTTVAACKDVNLQVVRGKTLAVVGESGSGKTTCAHMALGAVLPDPGGEVLFYSEPGAPPLPVHSMSASQRSAFQRQAQMVFQDPYSSLSPRMRIGAALTEPLEIHGIGSRAERRDKAAAMLKLVGLNPDMMTRYPHAFSGGQRQRLSIARALTLDPKLLICDEPTSALDVSVQEQILKLLEEIRDRASLSYLFISHDLAVVARIADEVIVMRAGVIVEQAPPETLFYDPRHPYTKALIAAQPEPDIARPIDLELVAKGAGAPSTWPEMFRIDGGVAPALQNVGDGHMVRCHV; encoded by the coding sequence ATGACACCTCTGTTGGAAGTTGACGGGCTGACGATCGGGTTTGGCAAAGCCGATCCGGTGGTGCGCGATGTCAGTTTTTCCATACGCTCCGGTGAAACGCTCGCGTTGGTCGGCGAAAGCGGTTCTGGCAAAACCCTAACCTGTCGCAGCGTGCTGCGCATCCTCCCCGAAGCCGCTCAGATCCGAAGTGGCAGGATCGTCTTTGCCGGGGGCGACGCGCCAGTAGATATGCTGAGCCTGCGCGAACCAGAAATGCGCCAGATCAGGGGTGACCGCATCTCGATGATCTTCCAAGAACCGATGCGCTCCCTCTCGCCACTGCACCGACTGGGCAACCAAGTGGCGGAGGTGCTGCGCTTGCACCGCTCTATGGGCCGATCAGAGGCAAAGCGGACGGTGCTTCAGAAATTCGAACGCGTAGGGTTCATGGAACCTGAGCGGATTTGGCGCAGCTATCCCTTTGAGTTGTCAGGCGGGATGAGGCAACGCGCGATGATCGCGATGGCAATGGTGGCTAAGCCTAAGCTGTTAATCGCGGACGAACCTACGACAGCACTGGACGTGACAACGCAGGCGCAGGTGCTAGGGCTGATCAAGACGTTGCAAGCGGAAACCGGGATGGCGGTTATCCTTGTTACGCATGATTTGGGCGTCGTGGCGAATATGGCCCAGCATGTGGTTGTCATGAACGGCGGCCGTGTCATGGAAAGCGGCTCCGCGCCGGAGGTTCTGGGTCATCCTGAACATGGCTACACGCGCAAGCTCTTTGCCGCCGCCACGATGATCCCCGAGGTCGCAGCACCTGCTCGCGAGGTCCCCCATAAAGATCTGATCCTCGAGATGCGGGGCGTCGACAAAACCTTCGCTCTGCGCGCCGGAGGCTGGCGCAAACCAACCACCGTGGCCGCTTGCAAAGATGTCAATCTGCAAGTGGTAAGAGGCAAGACCCTGGCCGTGGTCGGCGAAAGCGGATCGGGCAAGACCACCTGTGCACATATGGCATTGGGCGCCGTGCTGCCTGATCCCGGCGGCGAAGTGCTGTTTTATTCCGAACCAGGTGCCCCACCCCTGCCCGTTCACAGCATGTCGGCATCGCAACGCAGCGCTTTTCAAAGACAAGCACAGATGGTCTTCCAAGACCCATATTCCTCGCTTTCGCCAAGGATGCGTATTGGGGCGGCATTGACGGAACCACTGGAAATCCACGGCATCGGGTCGCGCGCCGAGCGGCGCGACAAGGCGGCCGCGATGCTGAAACTGGTCGGTCTCAACCCCGACATGATGACCCGCTATCCACATGCCTTTTCGGGCGGCCAGCGGCAACGTCTTTCGATTGCCCGTGCCCTAACGCTGGACCCCAAACTCCTGATCTGTGACGAGCCGACTTCCGCATTGGATGTATCAGTGCAAGAGCAGATTTTGAAGTTGCTGGAGGAAATTCGCGATCGCGCCTCATTGAGTTATCTGTTCATTAGCCACGACCTAGCCGTGGTGGCGCGCATTGCTGACGAGGTTATCGTGATGCGAGCCGGCGTCATTGTCGAACAAGCCCCCCCTGAGACGCTGTTTTACGATCCTCGCCATCCCTATACCAAGGCGCTGATAGCCGCCCAGCCGGAACCGGATATCGCCAGACCTATCGATCTTGAACTGGTCGCCAAGGGGGCCGGTGCGCCCTCAACTTGGCCAGAAATGTTCCGCATCGACGGCGGGGTTGCTCCGGCTTTGCAAAATGTGGGCGACGGTCACATGGTCCGTTGTCATGTCTAA
- a CDS encoding IS3 family transposase, translating to MYSYEERLRAVKLYIKLGKRVQATIRELGYPTKNALKGWHREYQRLQDLPIRSVPRTPKFSTAQKQVALEHYATHGRCISWTLRALGYPGRATLTAWVRETFPDTKTVSNATYGPGNHSDAVKQAAVVGLYSRQESALALAEKFGVSRPTLYAWKTQILGPEAPAMMKRKKSALHPELEELERQREALQRDIRELQIEHDLLKTASEMIKKELGGDLRSLSNREKTMLIVALKNRYKTPALLARLGLARSSYFYHRARMNLEDKYLPIRYAMKEAFESNHRCYGYRRLKAYMTRESISISEKVVRRLMKQEALIVPKPKRRRYSSYLGEISPAPENIINREFQAAAPNEKWLTDITEFHIRAGKVYLSPIIDCFDGLVISWTIGTRPDADLVNTMLDAAVETIADSEARPIVHSDGGGHYRWPGWLERIDAAKLVRSMSRKASSQDNAACEGFFGRLKTEFFYPRDWRAFTVAQFIDEVDAYIRWYNETRIKMSLGGKSPIEYRKSLGLMP from the coding sequence ATGTACAGCTACGAAGAACGACTGCGCGCGGTTAAGCTTTATATCAAGCTCGGCAAGCGCGTGCAGGCCACCATCCGTGAGTTGGGGTATCCAACGAAGAACGCCCTGAAAGGGTGGCATCGAGAATACCAACGTCTGCAGGACTTGCCGATACGATCGGTGCCGCGCACGCCTAAGTTTTCGACGGCACAGAAGCAGGTCGCGTTAGAGCATTATGCTACCCATGGCCGCTGCATCTCATGGACGCTGCGCGCTTTAGGCTATCCTGGCCGAGCCACCCTGACTGCTTGGGTGCGCGAGACCTTTCCTGACACGAAGACGGTCTCCAATGCGACATATGGTCCAGGAAATCACTCTGACGCCGTGAAGCAGGCTGCTGTGGTCGGGCTATATAGTCGTCAAGAAAGTGCCCTGGCCCTGGCCGAAAAGTTCGGAGTTAGTCGGCCGACGCTCTATGCTTGGAAAACTCAGATCCTTGGCCCGGAGGCTCCTGCCATGATGAAACGCAAGAAGAGCGCCCTTCACCCAGAGCTTGAAGAGTTGGAGCGTCAGCGTGAAGCCCTGCAGCGCGACATCCGCGAACTACAGATTGAGCATGATTTGCTCAAGACTGCGAGTGAAATGATAAAAAAGGAACTTGGCGGCGATCTGCGGAGCCTGAGCAATCGGGAAAAGACCATGCTTATCGTCGCCCTAAAAAACCGGTATAAGACACCAGCGCTGTTGGCTCGGCTCGGTCTCGCGCGCAGCTCTTACTTTTACCACCGCGCTCGCATGAATCTGGAAGATAAGTATCTTCCCATTCGATACGCCATGAAGGAAGCTTTCGAAAGCAACCATCGCTGCTACGGGTACCGTCGCCTCAAAGCATATATGACGCGGGAATCCATCTCGATCTCCGAAAAAGTGGTGCGGCGCCTGATGAAACAGGAAGCTCTGATCGTCCCAAAGCCGAAGCGGCGGCGGTACAGCTCATATCTGGGAGAGATTAGCCCTGCACCGGAGAATATCATCAACCGGGAATTCCAGGCGGCAGCGCCAAATGAGAAATGGCTAACCGATATCACTGAGTTCCACATCCGAGCAGGTAAAGTCTATCTTTCCCCGATCATTGATTGCTTCGACGGCCTCGTCATAAGTTGGACCATAGGGACCAGACCGGATGCCGACCTCGTAAATACCATGCTTGATGCAGCAGTAGAGACCATCGCTGACAGCGAAGCGCGGCCCATCGTCCACAGCGACGGCGGAGGCCACTATCGCTGGCCTGGCTGGCTGGAACGTATCGACGCAGCGAAGCTCGTTCGCTCGATGTCACGAAAGGCGAGCTCGCAAGACAATGCCGCATGTGAAGGCTTCTTCGGACGCCTGAAGACTGAGTTCTTCTATCCTCGCGATTGGCGAGCCTTCACCGTGGCCCAGTTTATCGACGAGGTTGACGCCTACATCCGTTGGTATAACGAAACGCGCATCAAGATGTCCCTTGGTGGCAAAAGCCCAATCGAGTACCGTAAAAGCCTCGGCCTTATGCCGTGA
- a CDS encoding ABC transporter permease, with translation MSTQPSNRFVDTEPWVDTSDFSAPERKELDAPAWLLMWRSFRRHKLALISGIFLLCAYLVLPIAGFIAPYTPNERNPDYLYAPPQSINLWHEGAFIGPFVYPITAEADLENFRWTYTTDETQPLPLKLICEGQSYKLFGLIPSDTHLFCPPDGASLFLWGSDRLGRDVFSRILYGAQLSLTVGLIGISVSFALGITFGAMAGYFGGKTDWILNRIIEILRSLPELPLWLALSAAVPSSWGPVAVFFIISIILGILDWPGLARSVRAKFLSLREEEYVKAAEMMGAKPGRVIRRHLLPNFMSHLIASATLSIPAMILGETALSYLGLGLRAPAVSWGVMLNDAQNLASIEIYWWTAIPMLPIIVVVLAFNFLGDGLRASLDPYKS, from the coding sequence ATGAGCACGCAGCCCTCCAACCGTTTTGTAGATACCGAGCCTTGGGTCGATACATCTGATTTCTCGGCACCCGAACGCAAAGAACTGGACGCGCCTGCTTGGCTGTTGATGTGGCGCAGTTTCCGCCGCCATAAGCTTGCGCTTATCTCCGGCATTTTTCTGCTCTGCGCCTATCTAGTGCTGCCCATCGCCGGTTTCATCGCGCCCTATACGCCAAACGAACGCAACCCAGATTATCTTTACGCCCCGCCGCAGAGCATCAACCTGTGGCACGAAGGCGCTTTCATTGGTCCTTTTGTCTATCCGATCACTGCTGAGGCCGATCTGGAAAACTTTCGCTGGACCTATACCACCGATGAAACCCAGCCCCTGCCGCTCAAGCTTATTTGCGAAGGGCAAAGCTACAAGCTCTTTGGGTTGATCCCGTCAGATACGCATCTTTTCTGCCCTCCCGATGGCGCAAGCTTATTCCTATGGGGATCTGACCGCTTGGGCCGCGATGTGTTCAGCCGCATTCTATACGGCGCACAATTGTCTTTGACGGTGGGGCTGATCGGCATCTCCGTGTCCTTCGCGCTTGGCATTACATTCGGGGCAATGGCGGGCTATTTCGGAGGTAAGACGGATTGGATTCTCAACCGCATCATCGAAATACTGCGCAGCCTGCCCGAATTGCCGCTTTGGCTCGCGCTCTCTGCTGCGGTCCCCTCTAGCTGGGGTCCGGTGGCCGTATTCTTCATCATATCAATCATTCTGGGCATCCTCGATTGGCCCGGACTAGCGCGATCGGTGCGCGCGAAATTCCTGTCCCTGCGCGAAGAGGAATATGTAAAGGCCGCCGAGATGATGGGGGCTAAACCGGGGCGTGTCATTCGCCGCCATTTGCTGCCAAACTTCATGTCCCACTTAATTGCCAGTGCGACGCTATCGATACCTGCGATGATCCTTGGTGAAACGGCGCTAAGCTATCTTGGGCTGGGCCTGCGCGCGCCTGCGGTAAGTTGGGGTGTCATGTTGAACGACGCTCAGAACCTCGCCAGCATTGAGATCTACTGGTGGACGGCAATTCCGATGCTGCCGATCATCGTAGTGGTCTTGGCATTCAATTTTCTTGGCGACGGGCTGCGTGCCTCTTTGGACCCTTACAAAAGTTGA